From a single Athene noctua chromosome 2, bAthNoc1.hap1.1, whole genome shotgun sequence genomic region:
- the EEF1D gene encoding elongation factor 1-delta isoform X7 has protein sequence MAVDYFLHEKIWFEKYKYDDAERRYYEQMNGPVSSSSHQQSSSTTAPGPAGDQNELLSRISHLEVENQNLRSVVADLQMAIFKLESRLNALEKSSTSHQPSPVPPTQKVEPFSVPSKKVELPSASPAKKVEPAAAEEDDDDDIDLFGSDDEEEDQEAAKVREERLRQYAEKKAKKPGLIAKSSILLDVKPWDDETDMAKMEECVRSIHMDGLVWGASKLVPVGYGIKKLQIQCVVEDEKVGTDILEEEITKFEDYVQSVDIAAFNKI, from the exons atggCAGTCGACTACTTTCTGCATGAGAAGATCTGGTTTGAGAAATACAAGTATGACGATGCTGAGAGAAGATACTATGAGCAGATGAACGGGCCTGTTAGCAGCTCCTCCCACCAGCAG AGCTCAAGCACAACCGCTCCTGGGCCTGCTGGTGACCAGAATGAACTCCTTTCCAGAATTTCTCACCTGGAGGTAGAAAATCAAAACCTTCGCAGTG TTGTTGCAGACCTTCAGATGGCCATCTTCAAGTTGGAAAGCCGTCTGAACGCTCTGGAAAAATCATCTACCTCCCACCAGCCCTCACCGGTTCCTCCAACCCAG AAAGTGGAACCGTTCAGTGTTCCCTCCAAAAAAGTGGAGCTCCCATCTGCTTCACCAGCAAAGAAAGTGGAGCCAGCTGCTGCAGAGGAAGACGATGATGATGACATTGACCTTTTTGGTAGtgatgatgaagaggaagacCAAGAGGCTGCTAAAGTCCGGGAGGAGAGACTGCGTCAGTACGCGGAGAAAAAAGCCAAGAAACCGGGTCTTATTGCCAAGTCTTCTATCCTTCTGGATGTGAAGCCA TGGGACGACGAGACTGACATGGCGAAGATGGAGGAGTGTGTCCGGTCCATCCACATGGACGGGTTGGTGTGGGGAGCCTCCAAACTGGTCCCAGTAGGTTACGGCATTAAAAAACTCCAAATCCAGTGCGTGGTGGAGGATGAGAAAGTGGGAACAGACATCCTGGAGGAGGAGATCACCAAGTTTGAAGACTAC GTGCAGAGCGTCGACATCGCTGCGTTCAACAAGATCTAG
- the EEF1D gene encoding elongation factor 1-delta isoform X6 has protein sequence MAVDYFLHEKIWFEKYKYDDAERRYYEQMNGPVSSSSHQQENGASTILRDIARARENIQKSLAGQKTVPRSKEAPPARHKRQSGRSTSSSTTAPGPAGDQNELLSRISHLEVENQNLRSVVADLQMAIFKLESRLNALEKSSTSHQPSPVPPTQKVEPFSVPSKKVELPSASPAKKVEPAAAEEDDDDDIDLFGSDDEEEDQEAAKVREERLRQYAEKKAKKPGLIAKSSILLDVKPWDDETDMAKMEECVRSIHMDGLVWGASKLVPVGYGIKKLQIQCVVEDEKVGTDILEEEITKFEDYVQSVDIAAFNKI, from the exons atggCAGTCGACTACTTTCTGCATGAGAAGATCTGGTTTGAGAAATACAAGTATGACGATGCTGAGAGAAGATACTATGAGCAGATGAACGGGCCTGTTAGCAGCTCCTCCCACCAGCAG GAGAACGGAGCCAGCACGATCCTACGCGACATTGCCAGAGCCAGGGAGAATATCCAGAAATCGCTGGCCGGA CAGAAGACAGTTCCTCGTAGTAAAGAAGCTCCTCCTGCCCGTCACAAGAGGCAGTCGGGCCGCTCAACT AGCTCAAGCACAACCGCTCCTGGGCCTGCTGGTGACCAGAATGAACTCCTTTCCAGAATTTCTCACCTGGAGGTAGAAAATCAAAACCTTCGCAGTG TTGTTGCAGACCTTCAGATGGCCATCTTCAAGTTGGAAAGCCGTCTGAACGCTCTGGAAAAATCATCTACCTCCCACCAGCCCTCACCGGTTCCTCCAACCCAG AAAGTGGAACCGTTCAGTGTTCCCTCCAAAAAAGTGGAGCTCCCATCTGCTTCACCAGCAAAGAAAGTGGAGCCAGCTGCTGCAGAGGAAGACGATGATGATGACATTGACCTTTTTGGTAGtgatgatgaagaggaagacCAAGAGGCTGCTAAAGTCCGGGAGGAGAGACTGCGTCAGTACGCGGAGAAAAAAGCCAAGAAACCGGGTCTTATTGCCAAGTCTTCTATCCTTCTGGATGTGAAGCCA TGGGACGACGAGACTGACATGGCGAAGATGGAGGAGTGTGTCCGGTCCATCCACATGGACGGGTTGGTGTGGGGAGCCTCCAAACTGGTCCCAGTAGGTTACGGCATTAAAAAACTCCAAATCCAGTGCGTGGTGGAGGATGAGAAAGTGGGAACAGACATCCTGGAGGAGGAGATCACCAAGTTTGAAGACTAC GTGCAGAGCGTCGACATCGCTGCGTTCAACAAGATCTAG